A window from Nocardioides mesophilus encodes these proteins:
- a CDS encoding ATP-binding protein, whose protein sequence is MGATTCSSARAESFERTLPPLPSSVSEARRLFRDLLRGAVVEELVDNVAVVVSELVTNAMLHAGTPIVVVGRIVGDRVRVEIADGSQHLPMPRRYAPTAGTGRGLMLIEQLVDSWGVEHHATGKTVWCLLSADGGTAARAEPSWTSSDPLAVRVAPGSEHDGVTVRLLRMPLLLHEAWREHAEALLRECLLASLDSLDDLAGTGDLDAIQVHADATDAVALLEEQVPAADVDMDPARLMAGATEPLVSADEVRLEVPTDSVAHFLVLDEAMDRALALHRDGRVLAPPTQPEVQQFRRWVCRQVRDQADGLPPQAWSFAVDPGPASLPAPPWDTTEVEAAGAAMIAADDTNRILAASPAALELLGYDYGELVGRRLVSIIPGRFRQAHVAGFTLHLLVGRAPLLDRSVAVPALHRDGREVDVELTVSVQQTGANRRVFVALMSPIRS, encoded by the coding sequence CCACCGCTGCCCTCCAGCGTCTCCGAGGCGCGGCGTCTCTTCCGTGACCTGCTCCGGGGGGCCGTGGTCGAGGAGCTGGTCGACAACGTCGCGGTGGTGGTCAGCGAGCTGGTCACCAACGCCATGCTGCACGCCGGCACTCCGATCGTCGTGGTCGGCCGGATCGTCGGCGACCGGGTCCGCGTCGAGATCGCCGACGGCAGCCAGCACCTGCCGATGCCGCGCCGATACGCCCCCACCGCCGGCACCGGTCGGGGACTCATGCTGATCGAGCAGCTCGTCGACAGCTGGGGCGTGGAGCATCACGCCACCGGCAAGACCGTGTGGTGCCTGCTCTCCGCGGACGGCGGTACGGCGGCGCGCGCCGAACCGTCCTGGACCTCGTCCGACCCGCTGGCCGTCCGGGTCGCCCCCGGGAGCGAGCACGACGGGGTGACCGTCCGGCTGCTCCGGATGCCGCTGCTGCTGCACGAGGCCTGGCGCGAGCACGCCGAGGCGCTGCTGCGCGAGTGCCTGCTGGCCTCCCTCGACAGCCTCGACGACCTCGCCGGCACCGGTGACCTCGACGCCATCCAGGTCCATGCCGACGCCACGGACGCGGTCGCCCTGCTCGAGGAGCAGGTCCCCGCCGCGGACGTGGACATGGACCCGGCCCGGCTGATGGCCGGTGCGACCGAGCCGCTCGTCTCCGCCGACGAGGTCCGGCTCGAAGTGCCGACCGACTCGGTGGCCCACTTCCTCGTGCTGGACGAGGCGATGGACCGGGCTCTCGCGCTGCACCGCGACGGCCGGGTGCTGGCGCCGCCGACGCAACCCGAGGTGCAGCAGTTCCGGCGCTGGGTGTGCCGCCAGGTCCGCGACCAGGCGGACGGCCTGCCACCGCAGGCCTGGTCGTTCGCCGTCGACCCGGGGCCCGCCAGCCTGCCGGCACCTCCCTGGGACACCACCGAGGTGGAGGCGGCCGGTGCGGCGATGATCGCCGCCGACGACACCAACCGGATCCTCGCGGCCAGCCCAGCCGCCCTGGAGCTGCTCGGCTACGACTACGGCGAGCTGGTCGGTCGGCGTCTGGTCAGCATCATCCCCGGACGGTTCCGGCAGGCCCACGTCGCCGGCTTCACGCTGCACCTGCTGGTCGGCCGCGCGCCGCTGCTGGATCGTTCCGTCGCCGTACCCGCGCTGCACCGGGACGGCAGGGAGGTGGACGTGGAGCTCACCGTGTCGGTGCAGCAGACCGGCGCGAACCGGCGCGTGTTCGTCGCCCTGATGAGCCCGATCCGGTCCTGA
- a CDS encoding FAD-dependent oxidoreductase — protein sequence MARVIVIGAGVVGLSCAVRLLEQGHRVDVLARDLPLETTSAVAAALWYPYRAYPFEQVTAWSAASYKELERLAGDEATGVVMRHGTEVHRVRTADPWWVTAVPALTRVTTMPAPYVDAWSFEAPVVEMPVYLPWLRRRVESLGGTVTRMALSALPGGPDGPEVVVDASGLGARLLAGDPSVQPVRGQVVYVEQVGLDRWWLDGSGPVYVVPRSHDIVVGGTDEEGDWDRQPRPEVARRILERASELVPALRRAEVRGHRVGLRPARPQVRLDVERRGASLVVHCYGHGGAGVTLSWGCADEVAAVVAGR from the coding sequence ATGGCGCGCGTGATCGTGATCGGGGCTGGGGTCGTCGGGCTCTCGTGCGCGGTGCGGCTGCTCGAGCAGGGCCACCGCGTCGACGTGCTCGCCCGGGACCTTCCGCTGGAGACCACCTCGGCGGTCGCGGCAGCGCTCTGGTACCCCTACCGGGCCTACCCCTTCGAGCAGGTGACGGCCTGGTCCGCCGCGTCCTACAAGGAGCTCGAGCGGCTCGCCGGCGACGAGGCCACCGGAGTGGTGATGCGGCACGGCACCGAGGTGCACCGGGTGCGCACCGCCGATCCGTGGTGGGTGACGGCCGTCCCCGCGCTCACCCGGGTGACCACGATGCCGGCGCCGTACGTCGACGCGTGGAGCTTCGAGGCGCCGGTCGTCGAGATGCCGGTGTACCTGCCCTGGCTGCGCAGGCGCGTGGAGTCGCTGGGCGGCACCGTCACCCGGATGGCGCTCAGCGCGCTGCCGGGCGGTCCGGACGGGCCGGAGGTGGTCGTCGACGCCAGCGGCCTCGGCGCCCGGTTGCTTGCGGGCGACCCCTCGGTGCAACCGGTTCGCGGGCAGGTGGTGTACGTCGAGCAGGTGGGTCTGGACCGGTGGTGGCTCGACGGGTCGGGGCCGGTCTACGTGGTGCCGCGCTCCCACGACATCGTGGTCGGTGGCACTGACGAGGAGGGCGACTGGGACCGGCAGCCGCGTCCCGAGGTGGCCCGGCGGATCCTGGAGCGGGCGAGCGAGCTGGTGCCCGCGCTGCGCCGGGCCGAGGTGCGCGGACACCGGGTCGGGCTGCGGCCGGCCCGACCGCAGGTGCGCCTCGACGTGGAGCGGCGCGGCGCGTCCCTGGTGGTGCACTGCTACGGGCACGGGGGAGCCGGCGTCACGCTGTCCTGGGGGTGTGCGGACGAGGTGGCCGCGGTCGTCGCCGGCCGCTGA
- a CDS encoding alpha/beta fold hydrolase has product MDNAYRTVTLPDGRQLEYLVEGDPDGVPLVLHHGTPGSAVPFPRASEAAAARGLALVMCSRAGYGGSSPDEGRTVASVAADVAALLDSLDRTEFLSLGWSGGGPHSLACAALLPERCRAAATGAGVAPYDTGGELDFLAGMGPENVEEFGAALAGREALAPLLKREAAKLTGVTPEEVAEALGGLVSPVDKAYATGEVAGRMLASFTHGCANGTDGWADDDLAFTQHWGFDLQDITVPVSIWQGGQDRMVPFEHGQWLAAHVPGARAHLYDDEGHLSLWNKLDEVFDDLKERAGL; this is encoded by the coding sequence ATGGACAACGCCTACCGCACCGTCACGCTGCCCGACGGCCGACAGCTGGAGTACCTCGTCGAGGGCGACCCCGACGGCGTCCCGCTGGTGCTGCACCACGGCACTCCCGGCTCTGCCGTGCCGTTCCCCCGCGCCTCCGAGGCGGCCGCCGCGCGCGGGCTGGCGCTGGTGATGTGCTCGCGGGCCGGCTACGGAGGCTCGAGTCCCGACGAGGGGCGCACCGTCGCCAGCGTCGCGGCCGACGTCGCGGCGCTGCTGGACTCCCTGGACCGCACGGAGTTCCTCTCGCTGGGCTGGTCGGGCGGCGGGCCGCACTCGTTGGCCTGTGCCGCGCTGCTGCCCGAGCGCTGCCGCGCCGCCGCGACCGGCGCCGGCGTCGCGCCCTACGACACCGGTGGCGAGCTGGACTTCCTCGCCGGCATGGGGCCGGAGAACGTCGAGGAGTTCGGCGCCGCGCTCGCGGGGCGGGAGGCACTGGCGCCGCTGCTGAAGCGGGAGGCCGCGAAGCTGACCGGGGTGACACCGGAGGAGGTCGCCGAGGCACTGGGCGGACTGGTCTCGCCGGTGGACAAGGCCTACGCGACCGGCGAGGTGGCGGGCCGGATGCTGGCCTCGTTCACGCACGGCTGTGCGAACGGCACCGACGGCTGGGCCGACGACGACCTGGCCTTCACCCAGCACTGGGGCTTCGACCTGCAGGACATCACGGTGCCCGTCTCGATCTGGCAGGGCGGCCAGGACCGCATGGTGCCGTTCGAGCACGGGCAGTGGCTCGCCGCCCACGTGCCGGGCGCGCGGGCGCACCTGTACGACGACGAGGGGCACCTGTCGTTGTGGAACAAGCTCGACGAGGTCTTCGACGACCTCAAGGAGCGGGCCGGGCTCTGA
- a CDS encoding alkaline phosphatase D family protein: MSQPRDAQTDPSSALTRRTLLGGGAAAVGATAFGFFTPASAAARPAGRIRDPFTLGVASGDPTPGGVVLWTRLAPDPLAGGGMPARPVPVAWQVATDERFRDVVASGAEVSRPELGHSVHAEVDGLRPGREYFYRFRVGAELSPVGRTRTAPAPGAALASFAFAFTSCQSYPAGYFTAHRHLAEEDLDLVVQLGDYIYEGRPDPRDLRPHEGNGEPITLVEYRNRHAQYRGDPDLQAAHAAFPWAVVLDDHEIDNNWADEVPQDPARQSREAFLARRAAAFQAYYEHMPLRRTSLPRGIDMQLYRRLTFGDLVDLHLLDTRQYRSDQAPQSQRLDPTRTILGDQQESWLQAAVAGRTARWNVLAQQVFFSQRDFASGDALSLSNDAWDNYVADRDGLRDHLVAVGTSNPVVLTGDVHASYVCDVKADFDDPDSATVATELVGTSVTSGGDGRDQNPSDAVQLAENPHIKFINRNRGYVRNVVTASGWTADYRVVDVVTAPGAPVRTRASFVIEDGVPGAQPA; the protein is encoded by the coding sequence ATGTCCCAGCCGCGTGATGCCCAGACCGACCCGTCGTCCGCACTCACCCGCCGAACGCTGCTGGGAGGGGGAGCTGCCGCGGTCGGCGCGACCGCGTTCGGCTTCTTCACGCCGGCCTCGGCGGCGGCCCGGCCGGCGGGCCGGATCCGCGACCCGTTCACCCTGGGCGTCGCCTCCGGCGACCCGACGCCGGGAGGCGTGGTGCTCTGGACCCGGCTGGCGCCCGATCCGCTGGCCGGTGGCGGCATGCCGGCCCGGCCGGTCCCCGTGGCCTGGCAGGTCGCGACCGACGAACGGTTCCGTGACGTCGTGGCGAGCGGGGCCGAGGTCTCCAGGCCGGAGCTCGGCCACTCCGTCCACGCCGAGGTCGACGGTCTGAGGCCCGGGCGTGAGTACTTCTACCGTTTCCGGGTGGGCGCCGAGCTGAGCCCCGTCGGCCGTACACGCACCGCACCCGCGCCGGGAGCCGCGCTCGCGAGCTTCGCGTTCGCCTTCACCTCCTGCCAGAGCTACCCGGCCGGCTACTTCACCGCTCACCGCCACCTGGCCGAGGAGGACCTCGACCTGGTCGTGCAGCTCGGCGACTACATCTACGAGGGCCGGCCGGACCCCCGGGACCTGCGGCCGCACGAGGGGAACGGCGAGCCGATCACCCTGGTGGAGTACCGCAACCGGCACGCGCAGTACCGCGGCGACCCCGATTTGCAGGCCGCGCACGCGGCGTTTCCCTGGGCGGTCGTCCTGGACGACCACGAGATCGACAACAACTGGGCCGACGAGGTGCCCCAGGACCCGGCCCGGCAGTCCCGGGAGGCCTTCCTGGCCCGCCGGGCGGCCGCCTTCCAGGCCTACTACGAGCACATGCCGCTGCGACGGACCTCCCTGCCGCGGGGCATCGACATGCAGCTCTACCGCCGGCTCACGTTCGGCGACCTCGTCGACCTGCACCTGCTCGACACCCGGCAGTACCGCAGTGACCAGGCGCCGCAGAGCCAACGGCTCGACCCGACGCGGACGATCCTGGGCGACCAGCAGGAGTCGTGGCTGCAGGCCGCGGTGGCCGGGCGCACCGCTCGCTGGAACGTGCTGGCCCAGCAGGTGTTCTTCTCCCAGCGCGACTTCGCCTCGGGGGACGCGTTGAGCCTCAGCAACGATGCCTGGGACAACTACGTGGCCGACCGCGACGGCCTTCGCGACCACCTGGTCGCGGTGGGCACGTCCAACCCGGTCGTGCTCACCGGCGACGTGCACGCCAGCTACGTCTGCGACGTCAAGGCCGACTTCGACGACCCCGACTCCGCCACCGTCGCCACCGAGCTGGTGGGCACGTCGGTCACCTCCGGCGGCGACGGCCGCGACCAGAACCCCTCCGACGCGGTTCAGCTGGCGGAGAACCCGCACATCAAGTTCATCAACCGCAACCGCGGCTACGTCCGCAACGTGGTCACCGCGTCGGGCTGGACGGCCGACTACCGGGTCGTCGACGTCGTGACCGCGCCGGGTGCGCCGGTCCGGACGCGCGCCTCGTTCGTGATCGAGGACGGGGTGCCGGGGGCACAGCCGGCCTGA
- the nucS gene encoding endonuclease NucS: MRLVVARCQVDYAGRLTAHLPMANRVIMVKNDGSVLVHSDGGSYKPLNWMSPPCKVAEATNDDGVVEWTVTGKDGDTLRIVLEQIHDDSFHELGVDPGLQKDGVEKHLQELLAEHPASLAEGLTLVRREFPTAIGPVDLMCRDAAGRSVAVEIKRRGEIDGVEQLTRYLELLNRDPQLRPVRGIFAAQEIKPQARVLATDRGIACAVVDYDALRGIDDPSQRLF; this comes from the coding sequence GTGAGACTGGTCGTGGCCCGCTGCCAGGTCGACTACGCCGGCCGGCTGACCGCCCATCTGCCGATGGCCAACCGGGTCATCATGGTCAAGAACGACGGCTCCGTGCTGGTGCACTCCGACGGCGGCTCGTACAAGCCGCTGAACTGGATGTCGCCGCCGTGCAAGGTCGCCGAGGCCACCAACGACGACGGCGTGGTGGAGTGGACGGTCACCGGCAAGGACGGGGACACCCTCCGGATCGTGCTCGAGCAGATCCACGACGACTCCTTCCACGAGCTCGGCGTGGACCCCGGGCTGCAGAAGGACGGCGTCGAGAAGCACCTCCAGGAGCTGCTCGCCGAGCACCCGGCCAGCCTCGCGGAGGGGCTGACGCTGGTCCGACGGGAGTTCCCCACCGCGATCGGCCCGGTGGACCTGATGTGCCGCGACGCGGCCGGCCGGTCCGTGGCGGTCGAGATCAAGCGTCGCGGCGAGATCGACGGGGTGGAGCAGCTGACCCGCTACCTCGAGCTGCTCAACCGCGACCCCCAGCTGCGTCCGGTGCGCGGCATCTTCGCCGCGCAGGAGATCAAGCCCCAGGCCCGCGTGCTGGCCACCGACCGCGGCATCGCCTGTGCCGTGGTCGACTACGACGCGCTGCGCGGCATCGACGACCCCAGCCAGCGGCTGTTCTGA